From the Cryptomeria japonica chromosome 2, Sugi_1.0, whole genome shotgun sequence genome, one window contains:
- the LOC131060606 gene encoding F-box protein At2g27310, producing MSLNVDLIYEILKRVDGMTLANVGCASSVFKSVTTEEHIWEELCWSQWPSTRNEEVISLISSLGGFRKFYADCYPMIFTKEMVSAAEWSSVFPEEEEGWQECYDSDDGDLNAASASDFVSIVDVHYRNRAIYSKILWGIPGADDLHGWFFNCPFSINVVSDRAGGDGDLVNISSADGLPPIFSIESERKDGKLWGELSKNIRLSWILVNKRKKQAVNLASWSPLGGQKHWPTDNDFLIRFGSILPAENILPFRVVQCILVMKFRISLDGLEGRSYTLKLTELGMQLEDIEGAHVNGRNSLLILKRAMSCCRTMNYANVSESYHRYLKVRNELQDEKTWNEGLIDTLCALGGISAFAICCFLVI from the coding sequence ATGTCTTTGAATGTTGACCTCATTTATGAAATCTTGAAGCGGGTGGATGGCATGACACTTGCAAATGTAGGATGTGCATCCTCTGTTTTTAAGTCTGTGACAACGGAAGAACACATTTGGGAGGAACTGTGCTGGTCACAGTGGCCTTCTACAAGAAATGAAGAAGTAATAAGTTTGATTTCTTCGTTGGGTGGTTTTAGGAAGTTTTATGCAGATTGCTACCCTATGATTTTTACCAAAGAGATGGTTTCAGCTGCCGAATGGAGTTCAGTATTTCCTGAAGAGGAAGAGGGGTGGCAGGAATGCTACGACAGTGATGATGGAGATCTGAATGCTGCTTCAGCTTCTGACTTTGTTTCAATTGTAGATGTGCATTACAGAAACAGAGCAATCTATTCCAAAATACTGTGGGGCATCCCAGGTGCAGATGACCTTCATGGTTGGTTCTTTAACTGCCCTTTCAGTATCAATGTGGTTTCTGACAGAGCTGGGGGTGACGGGGACCTGGTTAATATCTCTTCAGCGGATGGTTTGCCACCAATTTTCTCAATTGAGAGTGAGAGGAAGGATGGGAAACTCTGGGGAGAGTTGTCTAAGAATATAAGGCTTAGTTGGATTCTTGTAAACAAAAGGAAAAAGCAAGCTGTCAACCTTGCAAGTTGGAGCCCTCTTGGAGGGCAAAAGCATTGGCCTACTGATAATGATTTCCTTATAAGATTTGGTTCCATACTTCCCGCTGAGAATATTTTGCCTTTTAGGGTTGTTCAGTGTATCCTTGTGATGAAGTTTAGAATTTCACTTGATGGACTTGAGGGACGCTCTTATACTTTGAAGCTGACTGAGCTTGGCATGCAGTTGGAAGATATAGAGGGTGCCCATGTGAATGGACGGAATAGTTTGCTCATCCTTAAAAGAGCTATGAGCTGCTGCAGAACTATGAACTATGCTAATGTCTCAGAATCTTATCATCGATATTTGAAGGTGCGGAATGAACTGCAAGATGAGAAGACATGGAATGAAGGCTTGATTGATACACTTTGTGCTCTAGGTGGCATTTCTGCATTTGCCATTTGCTGTTTCCTTGTCATCTGA